The sequence ATGGATGAGAGTGTTCTGGCGGAGTTAAAAGCGAAATAACAATCAGGAGTTTAAGAGGGGCGGAAGCCCCTCCTCCTTACGGCTGTCATTGCGAGGAGCGTAGCGACGAAGCAATCCGTGAGGGGAAGCGCAAACATACCTTACCCGGATTGCTTCACCCTCGGGCTGAACTCGGGCTGAAGCCTCCCGATGAATCGGGATGATCTCGCAATGACAAAATGCACAAGGCGTGTGAAAGAGGGGCGAAGCTCCTCTTCTAAAACCTTCTTCTTATCAGGGGGAAGGGGATAAAGAGGGAGAGAGTCTCCTTAACCTTAAGAGTGTAAGGTAGAAACATGGAACTCGCTGAGACCATCGCCGGTATGCGCCCGATAAGGCAGCACCTCGTCGGCCCGGTGGGTTTCGTGCCCACCATGGGCTACCTCCATGACGGTCACCTGGCACTGGTGAAACGGGCCAAGACGGAAAATACCTCTGTGGTCGTCAGCATCTTTGTCAATCCGACCCAGTTCGGGCCTCAGGAAGACCTGGCCAGCTATCCCCGCGATACGCAGCGTGATTTAGCATTGCTGGAGAAAGAAAAGACCGATGTTGTCTTCATGCCTTCAGCGGATGAGATGTACCCCCCGGGGGCTGAGACCTGGGTGGAAGTAACCGGGATCACCAAAAGGTTGGAAGGCGCTTCCCGCCCTACGCATTTCCGGGGGGTCACTACTGTCGTCGCCAAGCTATTCAACATCGTCCAGCCGGACCGGGCTTACTTCGGGCAGAAAGACGCCCAGCAGGTAACAGTAATCAGAAAGATGGTGGTTGACCTGAATATGCCCCTGGAAATAATCCCCTGCCCTACCGTCAGAGAGAGTGACGGCCTGGCGATGAGCAGCCGTAACACCTACCTTAGTCCCAGGGAGCGCCGGGCAGCGGTCGTCCTCAATCAGGCGCTCCGGCTGACCCGGGAGTCATGGGCACACGGAGAAAAAGACACAGAAAAGCTGCGGCGGTTGATAACAGACCTGATCCGGCAGCAACCCCTGGCGGCGATTGACTATGTCAGCATCGCCGATGCGGAGACACTGGAAGAACTGAACGAAGTCAAGCCTTCGGCACTGGTATCCCTGGCGGTTAAGATAGGCAATACCCGGCTGATTGACAATGTAGTGCTGGAATGACTATCCCGTGACAAACCCGGC comes from Dehalococcoidales bacterium and encodes:
- the panC gene encoding pantoate--beta-alanine ligase produces the protein MELAETIAGMRPIRQHLVGPVGFVPTMGYLHDGHLALVKRAKTENTSVVVSIFVNPTQFGPQEDLASYPRDTQRDLALLEKEKTDVVFMPSADEMYPPGAETWVEVTGITKRLEGASRPTHFRGVTTVVAKLFNIVQPDRAYFGQKDAQQVTVIRKMVVDLNMPLEIIPCPTVRESDGLAMSSRNTYLSPRERRAAVVLNQALRLTRESWAHGEKDTEKLRRLITDLIRQQPLAAIDYVSIADAETLEELNEVKPSALVSLAVKIGNTRLIDNVVLE